The Musa acuminata AAA Group cultivar baxijiao chromosome BXJ2-5, Cavendish_Baxijiao_AAA, whole genome shotgun sequence genomic interval ATTTGTTCCCAAGGGAAGTGTAGACGAAATAATACAGGGTGATACAGATCACATGCCTGCTTTTCCTTTGACAAAAACTAAGGAAATTGAACCACCTTCTGCATATCAGATGGAGCAGCTTCCGGCTGGGATGGCATCTAAACGAAATCAAGAATtaaatgatgaattacgaatgaaGGCTAATGAGTTGGAAAAACTTTTTGCTGCACATAAGCTTGGAACTCTCAGTGAGCAGACAGCTTCCTCTCAAAGAAGCAGACCTGTAGATGTCCAGGAGGATCATGTTCCCATGGCTATGGAGAAAAGACATGCAGTGGTACTTCCTGATCAATTGCCTGAGAAGAAATATCCAAGGAATATTCCGAACAATGTTGTAGATTTTGATGCCAATTTCCTGCTGAAAATGGTAGGCAATAAGGAGCATTGTAGCAGTATGAACCAAAAGTTCGATGCTGTCAGTCCATCAGATGATTCTAGAGGAAAATTTTTCTTTCAGTACATGCAGAAACGAGATGCAAAGCTATTGGAAGAGTGGGAAACAGAAAGGGTTCAGAAGGATGCAAAAATGAAGGCAATGCGTGACAGCCTGGAACGTAGTCAAGCTGAGATGAATTCCAGATATTCAGGAACTGCTGATAGACATGGTTCAAAATACACTCATCATCATGCAGGAAAGTTGAGATCTATTAGTAGTACATCCATAAATTGCAAAAATCAGGTAGTGAAAAATTCACCTTGTAACAACCTTTAatttttatgtttatgcattattTCCTCTAGAGTCATCATACTATTGCTACTTATTAATTTCCAGGTTTATGGTAATGACATCCTTAGATCTAGATGGATATGATCTGGTTAAATACTAATTGAGTTCAAGAATTTGCAAATGATCATTTTACATGTCTTTTTTTCTTCAATTACATGTTAATTTCATGTACTACTAGAGTTCATGTTATTAGATATGCAAGTCTACACCAAAACATTTACTTCGGTTATGTCTATTCTAGATCATATTTAGTTGTGATATATGATCCTCCCTAGACCCTGCATTGACTGAAGCCTTTTGTTATGAACTGCTTTTATGTCTGTATTAGactagagagaaagagttcaaaTGAAGCAATCTAGCAGAAAGGAGAATGAATGACATCAAATTTATTTGTACTAAAATTCTTTAGCTCCTATTTTCACTGGTTGGTGCTAatcaagtttacaacaacaacaaaacataATGTCACAACTATCTGGGTTTGGCTATAAGATCTTTTGCCACCATCAAGCCTTGTAAAGGACCATATCCTGATCTAaattaagatttaaaattttcatttataATTTCAAGGAAAGTCTTTTTATATCTCCCTCTATCTTTCCTCATactattaataataattattttatatcttctAAATATCATATTAAATGATCATTCCTTATTTTATCTGCTATCAAAGTTGcatttaattattcatgaatgTTCACACATCAACCTAAACATTTTTACCTCAACAATATAAACTTTTTACTTATGTTGTTTTTTAATTATCACCATGCACTCAGAACTATTAGATTCAAACCCATGACCACGTGGTAAAATCCATGTGCTCTACCGACAGCTTTTGGCACTAATCAAGTTTGTGGTGCTTTTTGGAGTAATAACTTAAAATGCcatgacatttaaaaaaaaaaaactaatgggCGATTCTTTATTCTATAAAGTTGTTACTCCTTTCTTTTTGCTTGTTTCTTTTGCTAAATCTAATTTTCCAACTATCATTTCTGGCTAAACAGATTCTTTTTCTGGTAACAGGCTGTTGACTCTGTTCACGAAGAGGGGGAAGATCTGGATGATTTGTACAAACAAGTTGGTCATGGGCAACATACATCCTACAATGATTCATTTGGTGACAATTCTTCTAAAAGTACCAACTCCCTGAAGCTTTTCTCTACAAAAACTTTGTCTTCTTCTACTCCTCGGCCATCAGTAGCTTCAGCTCCAAAGACTTCTGTAAAGTCTACCGGAACTGTGTCAGTAAAGCACATGATTCGAACTGAAAATCCTCTTGCTGAATCACTTTCCAACTTCTCTGACTTCAGAAAGGAAAATGCAAAGCCATCAGCGGCAATTAACAGGGTAAATACACGAGAGAAACCAAAATTCCATTCTCGAAGCAAGAGCATTGTTGAAGAGACTAACCTTGTTAAGGAAGACAAGCCACGTAGGTCTTCGTCCATGAGAAAAAGTGCAGCTATTCCTGGTGAATTGAAGAACCTTTCTCCTCTCAATTCCGTTAGCCCTGGGTTTTCCAAGGCACAAAGGGATGCTGCTTTTATCAATAAAGTCCACAAGACCGAGGAGTTTAAACAATTGATCAGGAAAGGGAAAGGTTCAGGTCCTGTTTTAGAGTCTAATATCATTAAATCCAAAGCCTCTGTGGTTTCTGAGTTGAATAAGAATGGAGAGTATTCTGAAGGTATAATTCAGCAAGAGGACTCACCTGACCTGGATAAAGATTTGTTGGAGAGACCTTCTGCTGAACAAGACCTTGAGGCATCTGATTTTCCTGTTGACTCCGATAGTGAAAAGCCACAACACATTCAAGAATATGAAAATTCTGATGAATTTTGGTCAGAATATGGTGATGTTCAAACGTCTCTGTCCCAGGCAGATTATGATACAGCTCCTGCTTCTCCTAAGTTTAGTACTTCTGCAGGGAATACATTAGAGTCAGCAGGAGAAAGCCCTCGATTATGGAATCCACACCTACACAATTCATTTCCTTATGTACATGAGGCATCAAATATTGATGCTTTTGTAGATTCATCTGTAGGCAGTCCAGCATCATGGAATTTACACCCTCTTAACCAAATGATGGAGACAGATGCTGCTCGAACGAGGAAGAAATGGGGAAGTGCTCCGATGCCTATGATTGTTGCTAATGCATCCCAACAGTCACACAAGGACGTCACAAAAGGGTTTAAACGATTACTGAAATTTGGAAGGAAGAGTAGGGGTGCGGAGACTCTTGTCACTGATTGGGTATCTGCTTCAACAGCTTCTGAAGGCGATGATGACACAGAAGATGGTCATGATTTGGCAACACGGCCAGCAGATGACTTGAGGAAGTCGAGAATGGGATGCTTATTTCCTCATGATGGGTTCAATGAAGGAGAGATATTTCCTGAACAAGGTACAAGTCTTTTCCTCTTTGATAGTCTTTCCACCATCTTTAATGAATGACATTCTGTTATGCATTTCTTGATGACACTTCCTCTTATCACGCTATGTTACTGCACTATTTTTAATTATGTATGTGGAATGCACACCTACCATTGCTATTGATAAGTATGTACCATGGAGTCTGAACATGGAATTCACATACCAATGCTATTGATGGGTACTGCTGAAAAAGTTGTTTTAACTGGTTCAACATGATTGAATCCATTAACTGGTCTGTTACCTGTCACTAAAGGAGGGATTGGTCAGACTAAAACCTATGTTTGACACTTTCATTTCATGGGCCTTTGAAGGCTTGACCTGTGAATGTGGTCTTCTTTTTTAGTTACTTGCAACAGTTGTCAAACATGTGGCCCTATGTTGAAAACATTGGTGCTCGGATGGAAAGTAGATTGTCTCCTAAATTTTCCTATTTTGCtatctttcttttattctttctgttAGTGAACCAACATCTGATACAGCAATGTACTATGCCATACCTGTCACATACTGTGGCAGCCATCTGGCATGGAGTTTTACTGAAAAGGGAACTCAACAACCTGCTCAAGTAATCATCATGAGACATTGACTTATATTTCATGCTTGAATTGCATAAGGTAGATTGCTTGTAGATGATTGCTCTGCCTTCTTGTAGGCTTATCAAGTATCATCAGTTGCCTATTTTATGCTTACTTTTGTAGTCACCAAAGTTTGGAAGTCTTCAATCATGTAATGCCCAGCCTTGGATGCAATTATGGAGAAGAACAAAACTTCACCTTAATGCATTGCTTTTCATTATGGTTACTGACTAGTGAGAGCTGTAGATATAAGGAAACAAAGATAAGATATACTTAGCTGTTGCTTATTCCTTGCTTAGGTGGTCGATACCGGTCAGGAAGTCCTTGTGTCATCAATTCAtgcaataaatcttttgataaccGCTTGATCCATTCCTTTTTCTTCTGACTGGTGACTGCATATGCTTGGTGGCTTTAATATCCCTTGATAATATTCACAGTTTGAATATATTATACTAAGAATTCAGAAACTTTCTCTTGGTTATTGCTAAGCATGGTAGCTGAACATGGTTTGTTCTATGCAGCTCAATCATTGTGCAGCACTATTTCAAACCCTTCTGCAAACTTCAAATTAAGGGAGGATCCTTTAACTGGAAGCTCCCTGAAAGGTAAAAACAATATCCTGATGCTGGAAGTTTGTGAAATGTTCACATGCAGTCACATTTGACTTCTCCAATAATGCTAAATGATAAAATCATTGTTGGGTAGTTTTATATGTTGCCTTTGTTCTTAAACTGACTTCTCTGTGACTCACTGCCTCAAAATATGCAGCACCACGCTCCTTCTTCTCCCTATCTTCGTTCCGGAGCAAGGAATCCAAGCCTCGGTGACGGTGGTTTATCTGGAAGTGCAAAGTTATGATGCTCTACGGCTTAGGTACATACTGTTACAATTTTCCAATAGATACAACACGGCCGCTTTAACGCACAATATGCATCCTTCCATCTCCGTTCATATCTACAGGTTCTCAACTGCTGTCATCTGTTAGTTTGTTGTAGATTTGGTTGCCTAGAATCAGTTAGGCTATAAATTGTCAGTTAGCATGGAATATGTTGTATGGCCAGAAGTTGTTGGCCCTTTTCAACTTGTGgtatgtctttatatatctaaatCTGTTGGAACAGAAACGAGCAAGAGTATGGTAGTAAGCAATTGATTTGTACAAAGAGAATCCGTGCTGTGTATTCTTCTGTTTCTTCCTTCCTGTCATTTGTGTTTGTCATGAAATTAATTCTTCAGATGCTGATCTATATTTGTTTTCCTGCATATTTTGGGAACTTCTATGTAACTCTTTACGTGACTGCACTAAGTACCAGCTTTGGTGATACTTCTTTTATCTTTCCGCTTAGCCAATCTAGTTTGGAGAATCTGCTTGGTGTAGTGTTTGTGAAGTGATGGGAGGACAAGCACCCATGGCTGATGCTGGGCCCGTCAATAAATATTATCTTCATTTGTCTGGGCCACGTTAGGGCCCATGAACAAGTCTAGAAACAAGTCTCATCTCATGAGTCTTGGTCTTGGGCTTTCATAATGGTCGTTATTGTGGTGCATGCACTTGATCAGAATGCCACCATCTCTAGGATGGGTTTTCATAATGATCCTTGTTGTGGTGCATGCGCTTGATCAAAATGCCTCTCTCTAGGACGCCGGAGAGGAGCACCTCGGTGGTGCTCCGACGGCCACCTTTAATCATCATACCTGCCAGCCCACTTCTGAAGGTCCACGGTGTGGATTTCGGTGGAGGTCAAAAGCGATAGGAACCGTGGCGGTCATAGGCAGCTCGAAGGCCATCGACCATTCTGGTATCACGCTAGGTCATATTTCTGAACATTCTTGTAGTATGCTGTGACCCTCGTAATACTTGCATAACCCAACTGGGTGATCGGATCAGAAAAACCGAGAATCAAATGACTAACCAAGTTGTCTAACAAAGTGGTTatgttaaaaaaatcaaaatgaataAATTGACCTGATTTGTTTTGGGGTAACTACAGCATGAATCGATCAGTTTTATAATATAGTTGAAAttacttaaatattttaattattttaaatagggTTCACATGAGAAATAAAATGACATATCTCATTTGACGGTTACTCTCTGCACTCTCTTCTTTCGCTCTATTCAATAGTGGATCTCAATCCAAcaatctcttattgactcttattggatttcatcctaggatccaataattcatgagtttattagatatccaataaaattggggcttcgacggatatttcatatccgaacctctatccgtcataatgcctatcatatgtgtgtgatcctctaggccctatATTGAgctgtcgtagtccccaaacgatacaggagaatccaatccattagacttgtttgtccttagttaccatatacttaTAATCTCTTATTCATATAATATCCTAGAAACTGTATACCGGGCacggtactgtcagacccatataatttctattcgagtcttactctaattggattctctcggagaactttctctctcaatctaaatgagcCTGGTCAGgggtttgtttgagcaagaacatatgagatattcctcttatgataccaagagtagatgatcctctatcgacactcaatagtccatgtaaggttggctgccactcccgatgacctattgtgctagatttgaaacttcgaaacctataagtctagtatcaaagagtggagcactcatacaggacatccttggtgtcttaaatcTAAGTACCAAGTATACCATTGGGATAACAAAATCACtagttgacaatgaggtatcattaaccatctatcattccgtgagtggatcaatcagcgaactcattctccaatgagcacctacactatagccctaatgtccccacacgagtagctatgagattaGTCGCCTCcattatatgtacatatatatagtacaccaatttgttcggttatctcgatatccctctcgagtaaccaatgatcgagattatttaggatctgtgtttaaaggcgaatcactcttattatcgtgatctcatcacgatccgattcccattacacagatccatgaacatcacaatatatttatgcaataagcaaaagtgataaaatatcaaaaaatataataagtagaaAGAATGCATATTatgttacacgtgccatcactcatgtgattggcttgcaaggcacccaTGACCAATAGTctttcacttgacctaaagccaatcacctctatgtttgatcctcatcagactcctgtgaggcTCAAAGATAACATGAGATAatcgctttgtcagtggatctgcggtgttatcttcggatggaactctttccactactacatcttctcgAGCCATGAACTCTCTGATAAGCGAGAACCTTCTTAGAACATTTTTGATGAGATCCGAGTTCCCTTGTTTGAATAATTGCcccattgttgttgttgttgggaaatcttgggggcgacatcatatacgcagcggaagaacaagaaaacaaaatccccgattcctaaagagatgttcgtcgtcgtgcgaagattggtgcacaaaatccgcgaaacttaaaactgcgtatagagtagattgtgttacctagggagatcgtatatccctatttccttgcagatccttaggagagggtgaaggaggtcaagtgtcctcctctctagcggtgatccacacagcaaggttacgacgacgctcctcaaaactccaagcctgctctgagatggagagggagaggagaataggaaaggcaagcaaaggctctagcctatgaggctctgaatccctcctgtttatagaggtcccctgtcaaaccctaatgggtcctcccctagtgggtattggatctgcatccaataagacaagggctccgtcggatatctcatatccaaacctctactcatcgcaatgcctgccatatgtgtgtgaccctctaggcccaatatcgagctggccgtgagtcatacctgttagaactccttctaactcagtgaattattatctctgtaataattcactcgactcatcgactacggacgtactaggccactacgccgtagtccccagacgatacaggggaatccaatccattggacctatctgtcctcagttaccatgtacctatagtccctcatccatctaatatcccagagatcgtatatcgagcatggtgctgtcagacccatacggtttctactcgagtctcgctgtaataggattctcccggagaactctttctctctcaacccgaatgaccctggctagggatttgtctgagcaagaacacatgggatattcctctcatgacgccgagagtggattatcctctatcgacactcaatagccctcgtaaggtcgactaccactcccaatgaccaactgtactagatctgggatagccaaacctataagtctggtatcaaagagtggagcactcatacaggacatccttggtgtctcaagtctaaggaccagatataccactaggactaccgaatcgctgtctgacaataaggcatcatcaaccatccagcatttcgtaagcggatcaatcagtgaactcattctccaatgagcacctgtactatatccttagtgtccctacacgagcagctatgagaccagctgcatccattatatggacgggtatacaacacaccagtctgtccggttatcacgatgtccctctcgagtaacctatgaccgggattatttaggatatgtgtttaaaggtgaatcgatctcattatcgtgatctcatcacgatccgattcccattgcacaaatccaaggacatcacaatatatatatgcacatatacaatagttataaagtgatatacaccaaaatataataagcaaaaagattctgtatcaagtcacacgtgccatcactcacgtgattggcttgctgggcacctatgactagcagttgtaatataagggaattgactccttgttgtccggcacgactcccaaaatctatgatgaacttcttcatcaagactccctcctttgctgcttctactatagcaatgtactccacctctatggtcgagtcagctatAGTATCTTACTTTGAACTCTTctaacatactgctcctccattcagggtgtacacataccccgaatttgactttctatcatcgatatcagactaaaaacttgagttcgtgtagccttcaaccttgaggctactactttcatataccagtaaaagatccttagtgcttcgtaagtacttaaggatacactttactgctttctaatactccaagcctggatctgcttaatacctgctcgtggcactcaaagcatgcgctatatctggcctgatatatagcatgacatatttgatagaccctatcagtaaggcatagggtatcctatctatgtttgcattttcttcaggagtcttttggGACATATTCCTAAAAAGCGATATCACATGTCTCgtcggtatgagacttctcttagaattttccatgccaaatcttttgacaatggtgtctatgtacttggattaagacaagccaagcatcctcttagatctatctctatagatccgaatccctagatataggatgcttcccctaagtcctttatggaaaagtgtttagataactaagcctttactatggataacattcctatatcatttataatgattaggatgtcatccacatataacactaagaaagtgatagcactcccatatacctgttgaatctcggattttgatgatgaaactaattgattgtgtttaaatgtttgactacattttgagtgatacaggtctactcgatcaggattagacaattaacgcaggaggaattgacgttgcgtcggaggagatcacgtcaggatattggatggcaaaaggcttcgggcgtcgggcatcgggccaaggagagcgaaattgcgccaaggatatcggggttgcggaggtcaaccgccgattgggcaacaagctgcaagagaggacgatgcaccgaagaatcggatgaagcgccaaccaatgacgtgccgggcaacagaatgtcaatttgcgttataataattgtctagatcggagtagagtgtttgcttgtgtgtgcaggattaactacgataaccaaaaaacacaaagcgagaataccggagtcaagttcgatggacgtttaagagtccgaagaatcgtcggagatgctgccagaaccaaccgagaagaaatcgggaacctgtcggaattttcggaagttcgccgaagagatcgtcggaggttcacggagatcaccgagaaggctcggctactcattaaagtcatcacaagttcgggagcttgctagaagcccgtcagcagaaagttcgtcggaaagctcgccagaacaagactcgacgttcgcggttgaaaatttgcttaggatgtgttttggttatgtagtccacttgtaattaggattaggattaagagataatcctatatcctggttaggggccaactgggcccaaagtcagagttggtttaggctaaaaattaagctaaaccagcgaactagagagccaagattgaagcccaactagtggctgaaaacactgtagtcgggctgaaaacactgtaggcggtggcaccgcccaccacccgagagctgggcggtgacacctcctggctgggcggtggcaccgcccagcacccgagccctgggcggtggcaccgcttggctgggcggtggcacctccaacagcgggaacccaaagagaattcaaattttgaagcccaaatttgaatcctcttgaggcctataaatacccctcaaatctcagctgagagaacaatttttttgagcagcaagtgtttgagagaaaagccttagaaaagtgttagcttgtcttgttttcaatttgctagtgttcacctccttctttcttgttgaaaatctgtaagagagtgaaccgcttgtaaaagttgtaagaggggtattcacccttcactttcaagagacttgctagtggaaggtgggagcctcatcgaagaggggcctcgcaag includes:
- the LOC103974899 gene encoding uncharacterized protein LOC103974899 isoform X1, translated to MPSHCGNPLRGLRILGCGGVELPGDDKGAALLGRMMNSDTSLDCAVFKLSPRRSRCELFVSGNGKTEKIASGFLKPFITHLKVADEQAARVDKSIKLELEKSHDAGSWFNKGTLERFVRFVSTPEVLESANTYYAEMLQLEGARRIYAQGGGDTLPGTSGEDGTNTVAAADITKKELLRAIDLRLVTLKQDLATACARACSAGFTTDSVSELLRFAEYFGAKRLSEACNKFIVLCQRHSELIGQQHQPQPVSLNLKSFADGNVCPSSSSDTSIDKPELGDGGAGKLPDGAGLQHHNINTSQPSQLNSTELGTSEQAKPIQRRRAVSEEPISCASSANEPAQQDGGGSFRRLSVQDRINLFENKQKEQSSSSRNITTAGIVNRVVAGKWEHRRLPSDVSEKSVLRRWSGASDMSIDLNISNSNTFNDHKESRNAVGNPTSANLPCPSLSKSEETEAFELKDTATSQCWLDLKERMVTSSSSLQFQCKNFPGDKDCTEGEDIKFSMSKDRPVLDKRQHKHYRSASVSRMEYCGLGNQDASRTQKTGLSETSNNAELKDHAACHIHLKTEDHMQMKNQVALPEISQAVSAVTKQNSWREQVLQSQTRENPSRSDGVELKDQAEVVNQLQTFERRTDVEAKEVKANGLSDSQARFKISSGLSLECDLQISQSQKKKNAVKMEEAVARKAVKRKEDASHQEINCPKQSFVPKGSVDEIIQGDTDHMPAFPLTKTKEIEPPSAYQMEQLPAGMASKRNQELNDELRMKANELEKLFAAHKLGTLSEQTASSQRSRPVDVQEDHVPMAMEKRHAVVLPDQLPEKKYPRNIPNNVVDFDANFLLKMVGNKEHCSSMNQKFDAVSPSDDSRGKFFFQYMQKRDAKLLEEWETERVQKDAKMKAMRDSLERSQAEMNSRYSGTADRHGSKYTHHHAGKLRSISSTSINCKNQAVDSVHEEGEDLDDLYKQVGHGQHTSYNDSFGDNSSKSTNSLKLFSTKTLSSSTPRPSVASAPKTSVKSTGTVSVKHMIRTENPLAESLSNFSDFRKENAKPSAAINRVNTREKPKFHSRSKSIVEETNLVKEDKPRRSSSMRKSAAIPGELKNLSPLNSVSPGFSKAQRDAAFINKVHKTEEFKQLIRKGKGSGPVLESNIIKSKASVVSELNKNGEYSEGIIQQEDSPDLDKDLLERPSAEQDLEASDFPVDSDSEKPQHIQEYENSDEFWSEYGDVQTSLSQADYDTAPASPKFSTSAGNTLESAGESPRLWNPHLHNSFPYVHEASNIDAFVDSSVGSPASWNLHPLNQMMETDAARTRKKWGSAPMPMIVANASQQSHKDVTKGFKRLLKFGRKSRGAETLVTDWVSASTASEGDDDTEDGHDLATRPADDLRKSRMGCLFPHDGFNEGEIFPEQAQSLCSTISNPSANFKLREDPLTGSSLKAPRSFFSLSSFRSKESKPR
- the LOC103974899 gene encoding uncharacterized protein LOC103974899 isoform X2, whose protein sequence is MMNSDTSLDCAVFKLSPRRSRCELFVSGNGKTEKIASGFLKPFITHLKVADEQAARVDKSIKLELEKSHDAGSWFNKGTLERFVRFVSTPEVLESANTYYAEMLQLEGARRIYAQGGGDTLPGTSGEDGTNTVAAADITKKELLRAIDLRLVTLKQDLATACARACSAGFTTDSVSELLRFAEYFGAKRLSEACNKFIVLCQRHSELIGQQHQPQPVSLNLKSFADGNVCPSSSSDTSIDKPELGDGGAGKLPDGAGLQHHNINTSQPSQLNSTELGTSEQAKPIQRRRAVSEEPISCASSANEPAQQDGGGSFRRLSVQDRINLFENKQKEQSSSSRNITTAGIVNRVVAGKWEHRRLPSDVSEKSVLRRWSGASDMSIDLNISNSNTFNDHKESRNAVGNPTSANLPCPSLSKSEETEAFELKDTATSQCWLDLKERMVTSSSSLQFQCKNFPGDKDCTEGEDIKFSMSKDRPVLDKRQHKHYRSASVSRMEYCGLGNQDASRTQKTGLSETSNNAELKDHAACHIHLKTEDHMQMKNQVALPEISQAVSAVTKQNSWREQVLQSQTRENPSRSDGVELKDQAEVVNQLQTFERRTDVEAKEVKANGLSDSQARFKISSGLSLECDLQISQSQKKKNAVKMEEAVARKAVKRKEDASHQEINCPKQSFVPKGSVDEIIQGDTDHMPAFPLTKTKEIEPPSAYQMEQLPAGMASKRNQELNDELRMKANELEKLFAAHKLGTLSEQTASSQRSRPVDVQEDHVPMAMEKRHAVVLPDQLPEKKYPRNIPNNVVDFDANFLLKMVGNKEHCSSMNQKFDAVSPSDDSRGKFFFQYMQKRDAKLLEEWETERVQKDAKMKAMRDSLERSQAEMNSRYSGTADRHGSKYTHHHAGKLRSISSTSINCKNQAVDSVHEEGEDLDDLYKQVGHGQHTSYNDSFGDNSSKSTNSLKLFSTKTLSSSTPRPSVASAPKTSVKSTGTVSVKHMIRTENPLAESLSNFSDFRKENAKPSAAINRVNTREKPKFHSRSKSIVEETNLVKEDKPRRSSSMRKSAAIPGELKNLSPLNSVSPGFSKAQRDAAFINKVHKTEEFKQLIRKGKGSGPVLESNIIKSKASVVSELNKNGEYSEGIIQQEDSPDLDKDLLERPSAEQDLEASDFPVDSDSEKPQHIQEYENSDEFWSEYGDVQTSLSQADYDTAPASPKFSTSAGNTLESAGESPRLWNPHLHNSFPYVHEASNIDAFVDSSVGSPASWNLHPLNQMMETDAARTRKKWGSAPMPMIVANASQQSHKDVTKGFKRLLKFGRKSRGAETLVTDWVSASTASEGDDDTEDGHDLATRPADDLRKSRMGCLFPHDGFNEGEIFPEQAQSLCSTISNPSANFKLREDPLTGSSLKAPRSFFSLSSFRSKESKPR